A region of the Nocardia nova SH22a genome:
GTGTCGGTGTGGCGGATGACGAAGAAGGCGATCCGTACCGGCGAAGACTACCGACGGATGGTCCTCGACTACGCCGCGGAGGCCGCGGCCCACGCCACGGTGTATGTAGAGGCGAGCCTGTCGCCGATCGCGCGGGTGCAGCGGGACGGAAACACGTGGCAGGAGATTTTCGCCGGCGCGACCGACGGTATCGCTGAAGCGGCCGAGAGATTCGGTGTCACAGTGCGATTGACGCCAAGCCTGATCTGGGGCGGCGAACCGGAATGGGCCGAGCAACTGGCTCACTGGGCAGTGCGATACCGCGATCGGGGGGTCGTCGGCATCGACATGGGTGGTGACGAACGCACACGCGGTGACGTGGCCCTGTTCGACCGAGCTGTCGGCATAGCCACCGAGGGCGGCCTGGGCATCGCCCCACACGCCGGTGAGACCGGCGGCGTCGAGGCTGTTCGAGAGGTGTTGCGCTGGAATCCGAAACGCATTCGGCATGGAATCGCGGCCGCGAACGATCCAGCGCTGATGGCGGAACTCGTCGAACGCGGAATCGTCCTGGACGTCGCCCTCACCTCCAACCTGCGCACCGGCGTGGTGGCGGAGGCCGAGCAGCATCCGCTGTCGCGGCTGCTGGCCGCCGGCGTGCCATGCACCATCAGCACCGACGACCCGCCGATGTTCGGCACCGATCTCAGCAGCGAATACATCCTGCTGGAGCAGCTCGGCGGCAGTGGCGCCGCCGCCTTCGAAGCCGGCATCGCGGGCGCGTTCTGTGCGGATCCCGTCAAGGAGCAGCTGCGCGGAATACATCGCATCGCGTTCGCACCTTCCGACGGCGCTCCCCCACCTGCCCCATGACTCCCTTCCCATGGACGGCCCGGCAGGCTTCGGCCCCGCCGGAGCAGGACCGCGGATGCAGGGGCGATCCATGCCGTCGGCTTCGCCGCGGCGCCGGTCGAGCAAGCGCCGCCGTACCATGGCTCACATGACCGAACAGGACATCCTCGCCCACATCCAGGACCTGGTGAAGCAGGAACACGCACTGCGGTCCAAGGCCACCAGCGGGGAACTCGACCCCGAAACCGAACGTGCCAAACTGGCCGATCTCGAGGTGATGCTCGATCAGTGCTGGGATCTGCTCCGGCAGCGGCGGGCCCGCCTCGACCAGGGATCGAACCCGGACGAGGCGCAGGCCAACCCGGTGAAGCAGGTCGAGGGGTACCTGCAGTAACGGTTACCATCGGGTGATGGTTGACATCACGACCGCCGACGGCGTTGTCCGCGGTCTCCGCCGGCGTCGGATCGCACAGTGGCGATCCATTCCCTATGCCGCACCACCGGTCGGTGACCTGCGGTTCCGTGCCCCGCAGCCGGTCGAACCGTGGTCCGGGGTGCGGGAGGCCACCGAATACGGCTTCGCCGCCATGCAGCAGCGCGACGGCGCGCGGATCGGGCCGCGCGGGCCGCAGCCCACCAGTGAGGACTGCCTCACACTGAACGTCACCGCCCCGCTGGCCCCGGCCGCCGCACCGCGGCCGGTGATGGTCTTCATCCACGGCGGCGGCTATGTGCTGGGCACATCGGCGCTGCGGCTGTACTCGGGCGCCCGGCTCGCGCTGCGCGGCGATGTGGTCGTGGTGTCGTTCAACTATCGGCTCGGCGCCTTCGGCTACGTCGATTTCGGCGAATTCTCCACCCCGGCACGGCCTTTCGATTCCAATCTGGGCCTGCGCGATCAGGTGGCGGCGCTGGAATGGGTGCAGCGCAATATCGCGGCCTTCGGCGGTGATCCGAACAATGTCACGATCTTCGGCGAATCGGCCGGGGCGCACGCGGTCGTGAGCCTGCTCGCCACCCCCGCCGCGGCCGGGCTGTTCCATCGCGCGATCGCCCAGAGCGCCCCCGCGGACTGGTCGCTGACCGCCGACGAGGCCCGTCTCTTCGCCCGGCGCTGCGTGGACAATCTCGGCGCCACCCCGGACCGGGCCGCCGAGGCGCTGACCACGGCCGGGGCCAACGACATCCGCAAGGCCGCCGACCGCGCGATCGGCGAGGTGCTGTGGCGGCAGCCGGGCAGCTTCCCCGCCGCGCCGGTCGTCGACGGCGATTTCCTGCCGCTGGACCCGATCGAGGCCATCGCGGGCGGGCAGGCCCACGCCGTACCGCTGATCATCGGCACCAACCGCAACGAGGGGACGCTGTTCAAACGCTTCGATCGCTCACTGCCCACGACACCCGGGCAACTGCACGTGGCGCTGGCCCGCTGCGGCGACGCCGATCTCGAAAAGCGGGTCGTGGCGGCATATCCCGGCTATCCGGACCGCCGGGTCGCCATCCGGATGGGCGGTGACTTCGTCTTCTGGCGCCCCACCATCCAGGTGCTGGAAGGCCACAGCCGGTATGCCCCAACCTACGCATACCGGTTCGATTTCGCCCCGCGCGCAGTGCAATTGGCAGGATTCGGCACCACCCACGCCTTCGATCTGATTCCGGTGTTCGGCGGGGTGGACAGCGCGATCGGCCGCGGATTGAGCACCGCGGGCGGATACCGCGATTTCCTGGCGGTGCAGCGCGAATTCCAGGACAACTGGCTGGAATTCGCCCGGAAGGGTCAGCCGCTGCCGTCCTGGCCGCAGTACACCGAACAGCGCCGCAACACCCGGATCATCGACAGTCCCGCCCGGATCGAGGTCGATCTCGATCAGGCCAAACGTCTTGCCTGGCAAGGGGTTCGGGTACCGGCGCTGATCTGAGATCTACTTCAGCAGCCGGGACATGCGCCGGTCGGCGAGAATCTTGCCGCCGGTCTGACAGGTCGGGCAGTACTGGAAGGATTTGTCGGCGTAGGCGACCTCACGCACGGTGTCACCGCAGACCGGGCACGGCAGCCCGGTCCGCGCGTGCACCCGCATACCCGAGCGCTTCTCGCCCTTGAGCCGGGCCGCGTCCTGACCGACCGACCGGGTGATCGCGTCGGTGAGGATCGCGCGCATCGCCCGATACAGGTCGGCGGCCTTGTCCGCACTCAGGGTGGAGGCGGTCGCGAACGGGGAAAGCTTTGCCGCGTGCAGGATTTCGTCGGAGTAGGCATTGCCGATTCCGGCCAGCACGGTCTGGTCGGCCAGTACCGTCTTCAACCGCTGCGAGGTGCCGGACAGCAGTTCGGCGAAGCGGTCCTCGGAGATCTCCAGCGCGTCGGGACCCAGGCGGGCGATTCC
Encoded here:
- a CDS encoding DUF2630 family protein encodes the protein MTEQDILAHIQDLVKQEHALRSKATSGELDPETERAKLADLEVMLDQCWDLLRQRRARLDQGSNPDEAQANPVKQVEGYLQ
- a CDS encoding Fpg/Nei family DNA glycosylase → MPELPEIMALEQFLVEHAVGAVVGRVDVAALSVLKTFDPPATALSGRDVTGAGHWGKHLGLDCDGLWLITHLSRGGWLRWIDEPGAAPPKPGKGPLALRVHFFTRDGATPAFDLTEAGTKKRLAVWITEDPQSVPGIARLGPDALEISEDRFAELLSGTSQRLKTVLADQTVLAGIGNAYSDEILHAAKLSPFATASTLSADKAADLYRAMRAILTDAITRSVGQDAARLKGEKRSGMRVHARTGLPCPVCGDTVREVAYADKSFQYCPTCQTGGKILADRRMSRLLK
- a CDS encoding carboxylesterase/lipase family protein, translating into MVDITTADGVVRGLRRRRIAQWRSIPYAAPPVGDLRFRAPQPVEPWSGVREATEYGFAAMQQRDGARIGPRGPQPTSEDCLTLNVTAPLAPAAAPRPVMVFIHGGGYVLGTSALRLYSGARLALRGDVVVVSFNYRLGAFGYVDFGEFSTPARPFDSNLGLRDQVAALEWVQRNIAAFGGDPNNVTIFGESAGAHAVVSLLATPAAAGLFHRAIAQSAPADWSLTADEARLFARRCVDNLGATPDRAAEALTTAGANDIRKAADRAIGEVLWRQPGSFPAAPVVDGDFLPLDPIEAIAGGQAHAVPLIIGTNRNEGTLFKRFDRSLPTTPGQLHVALARCGDADLEKRVVAAYPGYPDRRVAIRMGGDFVFWRPTIQVLEGHSRYAPTYAYRFDFAPRAVQLAGFGTTHAFDLIPVFGGVDSAIGRGLSTAGGYRDFLAVQREFQDNWLEFARKGQPLPSWPQYTEQRRNTRIIDSPARIEVDLDQAKRLAWQGVRVPALI